CCGGGCGAGCGGCACACCGCGACGTGGGGGTTGCGCTCGGCGGACTGAGCGACGAGCCGAGCGCACTGAGCGAGTGCACGGGTCGGCCTGCTTGGGTCGTTCCGCGGGGGAACCTCGGTCGGCGGTTCGAGTGGACCGGGTGGTAAAAAGCGGGCGCGCCGCTTCCGTCCGCCCGCGCACACCGGCGGGACGACGGGAGCGGCTCGAGGAGACGCGAGAGATCCTTGAAGGTAGCTGGGGTTGACCACTCATCAGCGCGTGCGCGGCCCGCTCTCCGCCGCCGTGGCGCGGCTGTGCGAGGAAACGCGCCCACGTGTCGGGCAACGGGCCGCCACCGGGCTGGGCGAGGTGCTCGACCGGCTGAGCGCGCCGCTGCAACTCGCCGTCGTGGGGCGAATCAAGTCCGGCAAGTCCACACTGGTCAATGCTCTGATCGGACGTCGGGTGGCCCCCACCGACGTGGGCGAGTGCACGAAGGTGGTCACCCGGTTCCGGTACGGGACGGTCGACCGGCTCGAGGTCGTCCTGCTCGACGGGAACAAGTACTCGTTGCCGTTCACCGCCGGAGGGGCCATCCCCACCGACCTGGGGGCGCCTCCGGAACGGGTGTCACACGTCGAGGCGTACCTGACCAACGCCGTGCTGCGCGATCTGACCGTGATCGACACCCCCGGTCTGGGGTCCGTGGACGACGACTCGGTCGCCCGGACCGAAGCCGTGCTCGGCACCGGGGACCAGGACGGTGCTGACTCCGAACGGCTCGATCCCGTTTCGCACGAAGCAGTAGCGGGCGCCGAGGCAGTGCTCTACGTGATCACCCAGTCGGTGCGGGCCGACGACCGACAGGCCCTGTCCGCGTTCAACGCCGCCACGGGCAACCGCCCCTCCGGACCGGTCAACGCGATCGGTGTGCTGAACAAGGCGGACACGGTCGACCCGGACTCGGTGAGCGGCGGCGCGGGCGGGCTGTGGCCCGCGGCACGGGTGCTGGCGACGGACCAGGAACAGCGGCTCAAACCACGTGTCGCCGACGTGCTGCCGCTGATCGGGCTTCTCGCCGAAACGTCCGAGTCCGGCGAGTTCACCGCCTCCGACGCCGCAGCACTGCACCGGTTGGCCGCGCTGGACGAGACGACGCGACAGACCATGCTGATCTCGGCCGACCTCTTCACCGAGTGGGAGTGCGAGGTTCCCACCGACGCGCGGGCACGGCTGCTGGAGCTGCTGGATCTGCACGGCGTCCGGTGCGCCCTGGAGGAGATCGACGCCGATCCGCACATCACCGCGGGGCGGCTGCGGAACAAGCTGCACGAGAACTCAGGTCTGTCCGCACTGCTGACTCGACTCAACGCGGTGTTCCGCGGCCGTGCGGACGGCATCAAGGCCGCCGCGGGGCTCGCCTCGGTCGCCGCCGTGGCGCAGTCCTGCACGGACCCGAGCGAGCGCGAGCGGCTGCACGCCGCGATGGAGGGCTTGCTGACCCAGCCGCAGGCACACCAGCTCAGGCTGCTCGAGGCGCTGACGATGATCTCGGCCGGAACGGTCACACTTCCCTCCGACCTGCTCGACGAGGTTCTGCGGCTCGGCGGTTCCGAGGACTTCTCCGAGCGGCTGGGGCTGCCGGGAGCCCCCGTCGAGCGGCTGACCGAGTTCGCGTTGGAACGGGCGAAGTGGTGGCGCTCGTTCGCGTCGCTCGGTGCGACGCCGGCCCAGAGCCGGGTGGCGCACGTGGTGCATCGCGCCTACTTCCTGATATGGCGCCAGCTGCGGTAGAACTCCGTCGGCTCGGTCCGCGCGGGGTTGTTCGGCGGAACCTCGGGCAGCGGTGCGCGCCGCTCGGGGTGGGTGAGGAGGCCGTGCTCCGTAACCAGGCACTCCGCACCGCGAAAACTTCACCCGAAGGTGGAACCGACGAGGCCGTGTTCGCGTCGAAGGCGACCAGGCACGCACACCGTTGCCGACAGTCCGCGAAGACCCTCCCGCCGATGATCGGCGTGCGAGACGACGACACCGAATTCGGAAAGCACATGGCCGCTTTGAGCGACGAACCACTCGTCGATCCGCTGGACCGGGCACTGGACGAGCGGGAGACGCTGCTCCGACTGTGCATGTACGCCTACGACAGGGCACGCAGCACCGGGGTCACCGAACGCCTGGAAGAAGGCATGAACTCGATCGGAGTGGCGGCGTTGCGCCCGCGGGGAGAGCCTTTCGATCCGTCCCGGCACGAGGCGGGCGGCACGGTTCACACCGCGGATCACACGCTGGACGGGCTCATAGCCGAGACCGAGACTCTCGGGTTCGCCGATCGCGGCCGCATGTTGCGTCCCCCTGTTGTGGTGGTGTATCGGCTGGATTCGGGGACGGCGAACTCTCCACACGACTGACCGCTCCACGAACGACCGCATCCGTCCGAGTCCTCCTCGACCGAGGAAGCCCATGTCGTCGAACTCCCCGATCGATCAACTGCCCGGCACCGACGTGACGGCCGCGGCGCAGTTGCCCACCCAGGTCAAGCAGACCCGCGAATCCCTGTCCGCCCTGCTGCGCGAGGTCGATCCGGAAGCGGCCGAGTGGGTGGAGCGGATTCGCGCCGACCGGCCGCGCACACCGAGCGTGGTCGTGGTCGGGGAAACCAATCGCGGCAAGAGTTCACTGGTCAACGCGCTGCTGGGCGAGCGGGGGCTGTCTCCTGTGGACGCGGGTGCGACCACCTCGACCTACCTGTGGTTTCAGCACGGCTCCGAGCGGGCCGGGTACGCGTGTCATCCGGCGCGCGACGGACCGCTCCGTTTCGGGCTGGACGAGCTGAGCGAGC
This genomic stretch from Actinopolyspora halophila DSM 43834 harbors:
- a CDS encoding dynamin family protein; the encoded protein is MTTHQRVRGPLSAAVARLCEETRPRVGQRAATGLGEVLDRLSAPLQLAVVGRIKSGKSTLVNALIGRRVAPTDVGECTKVVTRFRYGTVDRLEVVLLDGNKYSLPFTAGGAIPTDLGAPPERVSHVEAYLTNAVLRDLTVIDTPGLGSVDDDSVARTEAVLGTGDQDGADSERLDPVSHEAVAGAEAVLYVITQSVRADDRQALSAFNAATGNRPSGPVNAIGVLNKADTVDPDSVSGGAGGLWPAARVLATDQEQRLKPRVADVLPLIGLLAETSESGEFTASDAAALHRLAALDETTRQTMLISADLFTEWECEVPTDARARLLELLDLHGVRCALEEIDADPHITAGRLRNKLHENSGLSALLTRLNAVFRGRADGIKAAAGLASVAAVAQSCTDPSERERLHAAMEGLLTQPQAHQLRLLEALTMISAGTVTLPSDLLDEVLRLGGSEDFSERLGLPGAPVERLTEFALERAKWWRSFASLGATPAQSRVAHVVHRAYFLIWRQLR
- the grpE gene encoding nucleotide exchange factor GrpE; the encoded protein is MIGVRDDDTEFGKHMAALSDEPLVDPLDRALDERETLLRLCMYAYDRARSTGVTERLEEGMNSIGVAALRPRGEPFDPSRHEAGGTVHTADHTLDGLIAETETLGFADRGRMLRPPVVVVYRLDSGTANSPHD